GCAAGCCTCCATCCTTTGAAGACTTTTTAGCTTCTTTAAGAGCTTCATCCATAAAATAATTATCGTTTGTCATTTTAAAAAAAGGAATAATAGATGAATAAAACATCTATTTAAATCTACTTAATAATCCTTTATTGGATTCTTTTTCTAATGCTTCCTCAAGTTCTGCAACTTGATTTTTCAAATCAGCAATAGCTTTGTTGGATTCATTAGATAATTTATCAAAACTACTTTCTTTAAGTCTGAGCTGATTTTTAAGTGAGGAAATTTCTTCTTTATATCCGTCAATTTCCTTTTTATTTTGAGAATCAACTTCATCTTTGTAGTTACCAATTTCAATTAGTTCATTTCTTAAAGTTTTAACTTCATCAGAAAGACTGGTATTTTCCTTTTTAGCAGCCTCTAACTTGGATTTGACATCACTTAATTCGTCAAACAAATCAGAATTTTCTTTCTTCAATCCTTCTACATCAATTGAATCGAGTTTTTCTTTGTATTGATCAATTTTAGCTTGTAAATCATCTTTGATAGTTTTGAGTTCTGATTCTAGCTTGTCTGCTCTTACTTTGTTGACTGCACCTTCAGCACCAAGTTTTCCAATTTTATCACTTAAATCAGCATTAATATCTAATTGATCATAATAGTTTCTGGTACTTTTTTCAAGAGCATCAGTCAATTCCAATTTGAGACTTTTAAGTTTTGAATTTTCTTTTTTAAGATTAGGAATTATATTATTAGTCAAATAATGAAGCTCATTTGATTGATTTGCTAATTTCTCATCTTTTTCTTCTAGTTGAGATTTTAGGTCATCTGAAATGTCACATTCATCGTTAGAAGATTCTTCTTTAACATCATCAGTAGGTTCTTCTACTACTTCATTTTCAATAACATCTTCCTTAGCAGATTCAATAACTACTTCTTCGTTAGGAACTTCTTGAACAGGTTCTTTAGTAATGGTTTCTTCAACTTCTACAACAGGTTTTGATTTTTCTTCATCAGACTTACGATTATTTTTGAGTTTATCTAAGTCTAATTTAACTTTACCACCGTACATGGCATTAATTGGTTTATCACTTGACATTAAAATCACCAAAATAGCAAAATTAATATTATAAAAATTCAACTACAAATTACAAATTAAAATTTATACTTTAGAATATTTAAGTATTACTAAATTTGATAAAAATACTATTGAAAATTTATTAATATCAGTAAAACCAATAATAATATATTAATTAATTTTTGTAACTTGTGGCGATACCATGGATTATTTTGATAGATTAGAAGCTGACACCCATCACCTATACGAAATAGCTAATGAAGCAAGGTCCAAAGGTCTAGATGTTGAATTAGAAACAGAAGTGCCTCTTGCAAAGGACTTAGCTGAAAGAGTTGAAGGGCTTGTTGGTCCTGAAGGCGTAGCTAAAAGAATTAAAACATTAGAACAAGATATTACCAGAGAAGAAGTTGCTTTTGAAATTGCTGCAGAAATTGCATCCGGAAAGTTTGAACTTACTGGTGAAAAGGCAGACTGGGATACAGAACAAAGATGTGACCAAGGCCTTAGAACTGCACTTGCTATTCTTACAGAAGGAGTAGTAGCAGCACCTCTTGAAGGAATTTCAGATGTTAAAATCAAAGACAACTTTGATGGAACAAAATATATTGGAGTATATTTTGCAGGACCTATTAGAAGTGCAGGAGGTACTGCAGCTGCACTAGCTGTACTTTTAGGAGATAAAATCAGACAAGCTATTGGTATTGATGTATTCAAACCAATAGATGATGAAATCGAAAGATACGTAGAGGAAGTTGAGTTATACGAATCAGAAGTTACAAATTTACAATACTCACCAACACCAGAAGAAGTGAGATTCGCTGCAAATCACATTCCAGTAGAAGTATCCGGAGAACAAACTGATAAAGTTGAAGTATCACACAGGGATTTGGAACGTGTTGAGACAAACAACATCCGTGGTGGAGCATTGCTTGCTATGGTTGAAGGAGTAATTCAGAAATCTAAAAAGATTAAAAAGATTTCTAATAAATTAGGTCTTGACTGGGATTGGCTTGAAGAATATTCCAAACCTAAAAAAGATGACTCCAAAGAAGATGCTGGAGATTCTGATATTGTTCATGAACCAAAATATATTCAGGATATTATTGGTGGAAGACCAGTTCTTGGATATCCTTCTGAAAAAGGAGGATTCAGGTTAAGATATGGAAGATCTAGAAATACAGGTCTTGCAACAATGGGAGTTCATCCTGCAACAATGGCATTACTTGATTTCTTAGCAGTTGGAACACAACTTAAGATTGAATATCCTGGAAAAGGTAACTGTGTAGTTCCTGTTGATTCTATTGAAGGACCTACTGTTAAACTTAAAAATGGAGACGTGTTAATCTTAGACACTGTAAAACAAGCACGTGAAGTTAAAAAAGATGTTGTTGAAATCTTATTCTTAGGTGACATGCTTGTTGCATTTGGAGAGTTTTTAAGAAACAACCAGCCATTATTC
The Methanobacteriaceae archaeon genome window above contains:
- a CDS encoding acyltransferase produces the protein MSSDKPINAMYGGKVKLDLDKLKNNRKSDEEKSKPVVEVEETITKEPVQEVPNEEVVIESAKEDVIENEVVEEPTDDVKEESSNDECDISDDLKSQLEEKDEKLANQSNELHYLTNNIIPNLKKENSKLKSLKLELTDALEKSTRNYYDQLDINADLSDKIGKLGAEGAVNKVRADKLESELKTIKDDLQAKIDQYKEKLDSIDVEGLKKENSDLFDELSDVKSKLEAAKKENTSLSDEVKTLRNELIEIGNYKDEVDSQNKKEIDGYKEEISSLKNQLRLKESSFDKLSNESNKAIADLKNQVAELEEALEKESNKGLLSRFK